One window of Hymenobacter sp. BRD128 genomic DNA carries:
- a CDS encoding aspartate kinase, which translates to MKDERTGLQVYKFGGASVKDAAAILNLCRIVRDFGPSGPLLIVVSAMGKTTNALEEIYDLAYTKKDYKALLQQLEDYHFKTAVELDLTAISPAWGYFNKLLMQLRQRLEKVKPSDDYDEYYDQVISFGELLASQLVAHALGGQAIDCRQVIHTDSTWREGRVDWASTEEYANTILSSFLHHGPVVTQGFLGGTSYGISTNQNPEKTIYRERTTTLGREGSDYSAAIFAYCLRAESVTIWKDVPGLLNADPKIFPDTVLYPEISYQETIEMAFYGASVIHPKTLKPLADRHIPLRVRSFLDPAAPGTLIHDCQHPPLVPAFIRKGGQCLLSFESKDFAFISEENLEVIFGALAQARLKINLMQNSAISFSVCTDYNEMRLQRLLGLLQGRFRVHYNSELTLFTIKYYDAASIERLTAGRALLLEQRTRSTFQFLVRE; encoded by the coding sequence ATGAAAGACGAAAGAACGGGCTTGCAAGTCTACAAATTTGGCGGCGCCTCGGTGAAGGACGCAGCCGCGATTCTCAACCTCTGCCGCATCGTGCGCGACTTTGGGCCTAGCGGGCCGCTGCTCATTGTGGTGTCGGCGATGGGCAAGACGACCAATGCGCTGGAGGAGATTTATGACTTGGCGTACACTAAGAAAGATTACAAGGCGCTATTACAGCAGCTAGAAGATTATCACTTCAAAACAGCGGTGGAGTTAGACCTCACTGCTATTTCGCCTGCTTGGGGCTATTTCAATAAATTATTGATGCAACTGCGACAGCGATTAGAGAAGGTAAAACCTAGCGATGACTATGATGAATACTATGACCAAGTAATAAGCTTCGGAGAATTATTAGCTTCTCAATTAGTAGCTCACGCGCTGGGAGGACAAGCTATCGACTGCCGTCAAGTAATTCATACCGACAGCACTTGGCGCGAGGGTCGGGTTGATTGGGCTTCCACAGAAGAGTACGCCAATACCATCCTTAGCTCATTTCTACACCATGGTCCAGTTGTGACTCAGGGTTTTTTAGGTGGTACGAGCTATGGCATTTCTACTAATCAGAATCCTGAAAAGACTATCTACCGAGAGCGCACTACCACCCTCGGCCGCGAGGGCTCCGACTACTCGGCGGCCATCTTCGCCTACTGCCTGCGCGCCGAGAGCGTGACCATCTGGAAGGATGTGCCGGGCCTGCTCAACGCCGACCCCAAGATTTTTCCCGACACGGTGCTGTACCCCGAAATCAGCTACCAGGAAACCATCGAAATGGCGTTTTACGGGGCTAGCGTCATTCACCCCAAGACCCTGAAGCCACTGGCCGACCGCCACATTCCGCTGCGGGTGCGCTCGTTTCTGGACCCGGCCGCGCCGGGCACACTCATCCATGACTGCCAGCACCCGCCGCTGGTGCCGGCGTTTATCCGCAAGGGCGGGCAGTGTTTATTGTCGTTTGAGAGCAAGGATTTTGCGTTTATTTCGGAGGAGAATCTGGAGGTGATTTTTGGGGCGCTGGCCCAGGCGCGGCTCAAAATCAACCTGATGCAGAACTCGGCCATCAGCTTTTCGGTGTGCACTGACTACAACGAAATGCGGCTGCAGCGGCTGCTGGGGCTGCTGCAAGGCCGGTTTCGGGTGCACTACAACAGTGAGCTGACGCTCTTTACCATTAAGTACTACGACGCGGCTAGCATCGAGCGGCTCACGGCCGGGCGCGCGCTGCTGCTGGAACAGCGCACGCGCAGTACGTTTCAGTTTTTAGTGCGCGAATAA
- a CDS encoding peroxiredoxin: MPVLVGKRAPTFKAKAVIVQQIEEEFSLDHYLGKRYVLLFFYPSDFSGLCPTELLAFQQMLPEFERRGVAVIGCSTDSHQVHQAWLRTPLDEGGVMGVTYPLIADATKTIAANYDVLAGHFDYNETGEMVFVGTPQAYRALFLIDRDGIVRHQLVNDRFLGRRISDALRVVDALRHFEEFGETCPANWEAEEAAGAA, encoded by the coding sequence ATGCCTGTTCTCGTTGGCAAGCGCGCCCCTACTTTCAAGGCTAAAGCCGTCATTGTTCAGCAGATAGAAGAAGAGTTTTCGCTCGACCACTACCTTGGCAAGCGCTACGTGCTGCTGTTTTTTTACCCGTCCGATTTTTCGGGCCTCTGCCCTACCGAGCTGCTGGCGTTCCAGCAAATGCTGCCCGAGTTTGAGCGCCGGGGCGTGGCCGTGATTGGGTGCAGCACCGACTCGCACCAGGTGCACCAGGCTTGGCTGCGCACGCCGCTCGACGAGGGCGGTGTGATGGGCGTGACGTACCCGCTCATCGCCGACGCTACCAAGACCATCGCGGCCAACTACGACGTGCTGGCCGGGCACTTCGACTACAACGAAACCGGCGAGATGGTCTTTGTGGGCACGCCCCAGGCCTACCGGGCCTTGTTTCTGATTGACCGCGACGGCATTGTGCGGCACCAGCTCGTGAACGACCGCTTCCTGGGTCGCCGCATTTCCGACGCCCTGCGCGTGGTCGATGCCCTGCGCCACTTCGAGGAGTTTGGCGAAACCTGCCCCGCCAACTGGGAGGCCGAAGAGGCGGCCGGCGCCGCCTAG
- a CDS encoding 3-deoxy-D-manno-octulosonic acid transferase, giving the protein MALYALLLRLAAPFNPKAAAWVAGRQELLPRIARALAGDAAPRLWVHCASLGEFEQGRPLIEGLRRQYPGHKIVLTFFSPSGYEVRKSWPGADYVFYLPLDTAENARAFVAAVQPRLAVFVKYEFWYYFLRELQQQYIPAVAVAAIFRPSQVFFKPWGGFFREILSQLSYIFTQNEASAKLLRGLGLARVSVAGDTRFDTVAATALAPARPLPLAEAFVADGAPVLVAGSTWPEDLPALAPLLRKHARAMRFVVAPHEVSEAHLQEIEAALPGLTVRYSLASPATVAEARLLLIDNVGMLSQLYRFGRFAYIGGAFGAGLHNTLEAAAFGLPVFFGPRYERFQEAVELVELGCAFSVDSARQLEAAFDRLYYNEEARLKVQDTSLDYVHTHAGATGRILQQLKTMNYEL; this is encoded by the coding sequence TTGGCGCTCTATGCGCTGCTGCTGCGGCTGGCCGCGCCATTCAACCCCAAGGCCGCCGCCTGGGTGGCGGGCCGCCAGGAGCTGCTGCCCCGCATAGCGCGGGCGCTGGCCGGCGATGCCGCGCCGCGCCTGTGGGTGCACTGCGCCTCGCTGGGCGAGTTTGAGCAGGGCCGCCCGCTCATCGAGGGGCTGCGGCGGCAGTATCCGGGCCACAAGATTGTGCTCACGTTTTTTTCACCTTCGGGCTACGAGGTGCGCAAAAGCTGGCCGGGTGCCGACTACGTTTTTTACTTGCCGCTCGACACGGCCGAAAATGCCCGCGCTTTTGTGGCGGCGGTGCAGCCCCGGCTAGCCGTGTTCGTGAAATACGAGTTCTGGTACTACTTCCTGCGGGAGCTGCAGCAGCAGTACATTCCGGCGGTAGCGGTGGCGGCCATCTTCCGGCCTAGCCAGGTTTTTTTCAAGCCCTGGGGCGGTTTTTTCCGCGAAATTCTAAGCCAGCTCAGTTACATTTTTACTCAGAATGAAGCCTCAGCCAAGCTGTTGCGCGGCCTGGGCCTCGCGCGCGTGAGCGTGGCGGGCGACACCCGCTTCGATACCGTGGCGGCCACGGCGCTAGCCCCCGCCCGCCCCCTACCCCTGGCCGAAGCCTTCGTGGCCGACGGCGCGCCGGTGCTGGTGGCCGGCAGCACCTGGCCCGAAGACTTGCCCGCCCTGGCCCCGCTGCTGCGCAAGCACGCCCGCGCCATGCGCTTCGTGGTGGCGCCGCACGAAGTAAGCGAGGCGCACTTGCAGGAGATTGAGGCGGCGCTGCCGGGCCTCACGGTGCGCTACTCGCTGGCTAGCCCCGCTACCGTGGCCGAGGCCCGCCTGCTGCTCATCGACAACGTGGGCATGCTGAGCCAACTCTACCGCTTCGGGCGCTTTGCCTACATCGGCGGGGCGTTTGGGGCGGGGCTGCACAACACGCTGGAAGCGGCGGCTTTTGGGTTACCGGTGTTTTTTGGCCCGCGCTACGAGCGGTTTCAGGAGGCCGTGGAGCTGGTGGAGCTGGGCTGCGCTTTTTCGGTAGATTCGGCCCGGCAGCTCGAAGCGGCTTTCGACCGGCTGTATTACAACGAGGAAGCCCGGCTGAAGGTGCAGGATACGAGCCTCGACTACGTGCACACCCACGCCGGCGCCACGGGCCGCATTCTGCAGCAATTAAAAACTATGAATTATGAATTATGA
- the rsgA gene encoding ribosome small subunit-dependent GTPase A produces MTGIVVKSTGSWYVVRDREGGQLHRCRLRGKFKNQGLKVSNPLAVGDVVEFEVPEQSEGAGVIHTIAPRRNYIIRRSVHKSEHAHIVAANLDQALLVVTLVSPATSFGFIDRFLVTAEAYHIPARLIFNKADLYDEDTLDYQRQIAGMYASLGYPSVLCSAETGENVDEVASLLPNKVSLLSGHSGVGKSTLINELVPDLDLKTAEISAFSDKGKHTTTFAEMLEIVPGTYLIDTPGIKELGLVDVPPAELAGYFPEMRALLNQCRYHNCQHVHEPGCAVREALDKGRLAVPRYESYVSMLTDEDNRH; encoded by the coding sequence ATGACTGGCATCGTCGTCAAATCTACCGGCTCGTGGTACGTGGTGCGCGACCGCGAAGGCGGCCAGCTGCACCGCTGCCGGCTACGCGGTAAGTTTAAAAACCAGGGCCTGAAGGTGAGTAACCCCCTGGCCGTGGGCGACGTGGTAGAATTTGAGGTTCCCGAGCAGTCGGAGGGCGCGGGCGTGATTCATACCATCGCGCCGCGCCGCAACTACATCATCCGGCGCTCGGTGCATAAGAGCGAGCACGCCCACATCGTGGCCGCCAATCTGGACCAGGCGCTGCTAGTGGTTACGCTAGTGTCGCCGGCCACCTCGTTCGGATTTATTGACCGCTTTCTGGTCACGGCCGAGGCGTACCACATTCCGGCCAGGCTGATTTTCAATAAGGCTGATTTGTACGACGAGGACACGCTCGATTATCAGCGGCAGATAGCCGGCATGTATGCCAGCCTGGGCTATCCCAGCGTGCTGTGCTCGGCCGAAACCGGTGAGAACGTGGACGAAGTGGCCTCGCTGCTGCCTAATAAAGTATCGCTGCTGTCGGGCCACTCGGGCGTGGGCAAGAGCACGCTTATCAACGAGCTGGTGCCGGATTTAGACCTGAAAACGGCCGAAATCAGCGCCTTTTCCGACAAGGGGAAGCACACCACCACTTTTGCCGAGATGCTGGAAATAGTGCCCGGCACCTACCTCATCGACACGCCCGGCATCAAAGAATTGGGCTTGGTAGACGTGCCGCCCGCCGAGCTGGCCGGCTACTTTCCCGAGATGCGCGCCCTGCTCAATCAGTGCCGCTACCACAATTGCCAGCATGTGCACGAGCCCGGCTGCGCCGTGCGCGAGGCCTTGGATAAAGGCAGGCTGGCCGTGCCGCGCTACGAGAGCTACGTGAGTATGCTCACCGACGAGGATAACCGGCACTAG
- a CDS encoding DUF1080 domain-containing protein, whose protein sequence is MSFFRKSLLLAAGAAAPLLFSFHARPAAPAAETWQNLFDGKTLTGWKRLGGTADYKVENGAIVGTTVANSGNTFLVTDKEYGDFDLELDVKIDDPTNNSGVQTRSHFDSAEQPGKVYGRQVEVDPSARSWSGGIYDEARRQWLYPLDLHPQAKTAFKVGAYNHLKVECLGNEMKTWVNGVPVAYVVDPIDPKGFIGLQVHAVSEAAQAGHKVYFKNIRIKTTDLKPSAFPADSYVVNFVPNYLNAYEKQHGWKLLFDGKTSQGWRSAKGTAFPAKGWEVDNGTMTVLPSEGKEAANGGDIVTNAEYSAFDLSFEFKLTPGANSGVKYFVTLAEKTDMSAIGLEYQVLDDALHPDAKLGRDGDRTLASLYDLKTANKPPRFVHPIGEWNVGRVVVYPNNHVEHYLNGAKVLEYERGSPEFRALVAESKYHIWPNFGEAKAGHLLLQDHGNRVSFRSIKLKELK, encoded by the coding sequence ATGAGCTTTTTCCGCAAATCTCTTTTGCTGGCCGCCGGCGCGGCAGCCCCGCTGCTGTTCTCCTTCCACGCGCGGCCCGCGGCGCCGGCCGCCGAAACCTGGCAAAACCTTTTCGACGGCAAAACCCTCACCGGCTGGAAGCGGCTAGGGGGCACCGCCGACTACAAGGTTGAGAACGGGGCCATCGTGGGCACTACCGTGGCTAATTCGGGCAATACCTTCCTGGTTACGGATAAGGAGTACGGTGATTTTGACCTGGAGCTGGACGTCAAAATCGACGACCCAACTAACAACTCGGGCGTGCAGACGCGCAGCCATTTCGACTCGGCCGAGCAGCCGGGCAAGGTCTACGGCCGGCAGGTCGAGGTTGACCCTTCGGCCCGGAGCTGGTCGGGCGGCATCTACGACGAGGCACGTCGCCAGTGGCTCTATCCCCTGGATTTGCACCCGCAGGCCAAAACAGCCTTTAAAGTAGGCGCCTACAATCACCTCAAAGTTGAGTGCCTCGGTAATGAGATGAAAACCTGGGTCAACGGCGTGCCGGTGGCCTACGTGGTTGACCCCATCGACCCGAAAGGCTTTATCGGTTTGCAGGTGCACGCCGTGAGCGAGGCCGCACAGGCCGGCCACAAAGTGTACTTCAAGAATATTCGCATCAAAACCACCGACTTGAAGCCGAGCGCCTTTCCGGCCGATAGCTACGTGGTCAATTTCGTGCCCAACTACCTGAATGCCTACGAAAAGCAGCACGGCTGGAAATTGCTGTTTGACGGCAAAACCAGCCAGGGCTGGCGCAGCGCCAAGGGCACCGCATTTCCGGCTAAAGGCTGGGAGGTAGACAACGGTACGATGACCGTGCTGCCCTCCGAAGGCAAGGAAGCCGCCAATGGCGGCGACATCGTGACCAATGCGGAATACAGTGCCTTCGACTTATCGTTTGAATTTAAGCTGACGCCGGGCGCCAACAGCGGCGTGAAATACTTCGTGACCCTGGCCGAAAAAACCGATATGTCGGCCATCGGCCTCGAATACCAGGTGCTCGACGATGCCCTGCACCCCGACGCCAAGCTGGGCCGCGACGGCGACCGCACACTCGCCTCGCTCTACGACCTAAAAACGGCCAACAAGCCCCCGCGCTTTGTGCACCCCATCGGCGAGTGGAACGTGGGCCGCGTGGTAGTGTATCCTAACAACCACGTCGAGCATTACCTCAACGGCGCCAAAGTGCTCGAATACGAGCGCGGCTCACCCGAATTTCGCGCCCTGGTGGCCGAGAGCAAGTACCACATCTGGCCAAATTTTGGCGAAGCCAAAGCCGGCCACCTGCTGCTGCAAGACCACGGCAACCGCGTGTCGTTTCGCAGCATCAAGCTCAAGGAGTTGAAGTAG
- a CDS encoding Gfo/Idh/MocA family protein: MPKLLASLAALLLLILFGHPAAAQASPPLRVGVAGLTHTHVHGILGRAKRGDIIIVGIAEPNRDLARRYTQQYGLSMDLVYNTLEEMLAKTKPEAVTAFGTIYQHLEVVQACAPKGIHVMVEKPLAVNMDHARQMQALAQKHHIHLLTNYETTWYGSNRAAYQLVQSHALGDVRRMVAHDGHQGPKEIGVNKEFLDWLTDPVQNGGGALPDFGCYGADLMTWLMHGERPLSVTASALHIKPDVYPRVEDDVTILLTYPRAQGVIQASWNWPYARKDLEVYGQTGSAIALDRDHLRVRRTEKDAPHDETVAAPPAPYDEPFAYLAAVVRGTAPEDVLSALPTNMLVVEILDAARKSIKEGRTVPLPR; encoded by the coding sequence ATGCCCAAACTACTGGCCTCCCTCGCGGCCCTGCTGCTGCTGATTTTATTTGGCCACCCGGCTGCCGCCCAGGCTAGCCCCCCGCTGCGCGTGGGTGTGGCCGGCCTCACCCACACCCACGTGCACGGCATACTGGGCCGGGCCAAGCGCGGCGATATTATCATCGTGGGCATTGCTGAGCCCAACCGCGACCTAGCGCGGCGCTATACCCAGCAGTATGGCCTGAGCATGGACCTGGTGTATAACACGCTGGAAGAGATGCTGGCCAAAACCAAGCCGGAAGCCGTGACGGCCTTCGGCACCATCTACCAGCACCTCGAAGTGGTGCAAGCCTGCGCGCCCAAAGGCATTCATGTGATGGTAGAGAAGCCGCTGGCCGTGAATATGGACCACGCCCGCCAGATGCAGGCGCTGGCCCAGAAGCATCACATTCACCTGCTTACCAACTACGAAACCACCTGGTACGGCTCTAACCGCGCGGCGTATCAGCTGGTGCAAAGCCACGCCCTCGGCGATGTACGCCGGATGGTGGCCCACGACGGCCACCAGGGGCCGAAGGAAATCGGGGTAAACAAGGAGTTTCTCGACTGGCTCACCGACCCGGTGCAGAATGGTGGAGGGGCGCTGCCCGACTTTGGCTGCTACGGCGCCGACCTTATGACCTGGCTCATGCACGGCGAGCGCCCCTTGTCGGTGACGGCCAGCGCCCTGCACATCAAGCCCGACGTGTACCCCAGGGTGGAGGACGACGTGACTATCCTGCTTACCTACCCCAGGGCCCAGGGCGTCATTCAGGCGTCGTGGAACTGGCCCTACGCCCGCAAAGACCTCGAAGTGTACGGGCAGACCGGCTCGGCCATCGCCCTCGACCGCGACCACCTGCGCGTGCGCCGCACCGAAAAAGACGCCCCGCACGATGAAACCGTGGCCGCGCCCCCGGCGCCCTACGACGAGCCCTTTGCCTACCTGGCGGCTGTGGTGCGCGGCACCGCGCCCGAGGATGTGCTTTCCGCCCTGCCCACCAATATGCTGGTAGTGGAGATTCTCGACGCCGCCCGCAAATCCATCAAGGAAGGCCGCACGGTGCCGCTGCCGCGCTAG
- a CDS encoding Gfo/Idh/MocA family protein: MPTRTFNWAILGPGNIAHKFAADLALVPQARVHAVASRSLAKAQQFAATYGAPHAVGSYAELLAVPGIDAVYVATPHSEHHAHALLCLRAGLPVLCEKAFAQNASQAQEMIEVAQQRGVFLMEAFWSRFFPAIRHALELVRAGAIGEVKHLSADFGFITDFKPESRLFDPRLAGARCLILEYIRCLSVSYFWGCRPLCAP; the protein is encoded by the coding sequence ATGCCTACGCGCACCTTTAACTGGGCCATTCTGGGGCCCGGCAACATTGCCCATAAGTTTGCCGCCGACTTGGCGCTCGTGCCGCAGGCCAGGGTGCACGCCGTCGCCTCGCGCAGCCTTGCCAAGGCGCAGCAATTTGCCGCCACCTACGGCGCGCCCCACGCCGTGGGCAGCTATGCGGAGCTGCTGGCCGTGCCCGGTATTGATGCCGTATACGTTGCCACGCCGCACTCCGAGCACCACGCCCACGCGCTGCTGTGCCTGCGCGCCGGCCTGCCCGTGCTCTGCGAAAAAGCCTTTGCCCAGAATGCCAGCCAGGCCCAGGAGATGATAGAAGTGGCGCAGCAGCGCGGCGTATTTCTGATGGAAGCGTTCTGGTCGCGCTTCTTTCCGGCCATCAGGCACGCGCTGGAACTGGTGCGGGCCGGCGCCATCGGGGAGGTGAAGCACCTGTCGGCCGACTTCGGTTTCATCACCGATTTTAAGCCTGAGTCGCGGCTTTTCGACCCCAGGCTGGCCGGGGCTCGCTGCTTGATATTGGAGTATATCCGTTGTTTATCAGTCAGTTATTTCTGGGGGTGCCGGCCACTGTGCGCGCCGTAG
- a CDS encoding dihydrofolate reductase family protein, whose translation MPQLKKPRVICHMMTSLDGRIIVQRWGAHVPGRHEYEDTAATLGAQAWLCGRVTMEKDFTKGRRPVLPPVASPLDRADFVAPHGATAFAIAVDAHGKLGWAASSIDDHIIAVLTEQVPDAYLAYLRGLGISYVFGGAHELDFALVLEKLGRLFPISTILLEGGGHLNGSFLRAGLIDELSLLHYPLVDGASASASVFEQGPEPGPAVRFELLSSEPRRHGILWLRYRPVPAG comes from the coding sequence ATGCCGCAGCTGAAAAAACCCCGCGTTATCTGCCACATGATGACCTCGCTCGATGGGCGCATCATCGTGCAGCGCTGGGGCGCCCACGTGCCGGGCCGCCACGAATACGAAGACACCGCCGCCACCCTCGGGGCCCAGGCCTGGCTGTGTGGGCGCGTGACGATGGAAAAGGACTTTACCAAAGGGCGGCGGCCGGTGCTGCCGCCCGTGGCTAGCCCCCTCGACCGCGCCGATTTTGTGGCGCCCCACGGGGCTACTGCCTTCGCCATCGCCGTCGATGCCCACGGCAAGCTGGGTTGGGCCGCCTCCTCTATCGACGACCATATTATTGCGGTGCTTACCGAGCAGGTGCCCGATGCCTACCTGGCGTATTTGCGCGGGCTGGGCATCTCCTACGTTTTCGGCGGGGCACACGAGCTGGATTTTGCTTTGGTGCTCGAAAAGCTCGGGCGGCTGTTTCCCATTAGCACTATCCTACTTGAAGGTGGCGGCCACCTCAACGGCTCTTTCCTCAGGGCCGGGCTCATTGATGAGCTTAGCCTGCTGCACTACCCGCTCGTGGATGGGGCCAGCGCCTCAGCCTCGGTGTTTGAGCAGGGGCCCGAGCCGGGGCCAGCCGTACGGTTTGAGCTGCTGAGCAGCGAGCCGCGCCGCCACGGCATTTTGTGGCTGCGCTACCGGCCGGTGCCCGCTGGCTAG
- a CDS encoding GNAT family N-acetyltransferase: MMITWTTKPFEALTLAELYAVLQLRSEVFVVEQTCPFQDIDGQDQAAYHLLGHAESGELAAYARLFGAGISYAQASIGRVVTSPRHRRAGLGRQLLAQALAECEARFGAQPIKIGAQQYLQAFYESFGFVPQGAGYLEDGIPHLYMLRA, translated from the coding sequence ATGATGATTACCTGGACGACCAAGCCCTTTGAAGCCCTGACCCTGGCCGAGCTATACGCCGTGTTACAGCTCCGCAGCGAAGTTTTTGTAGTGGAGCAAACCTGTCCTTTTCAGGATATCGATGGGCAAGACCAGGCTGCCTACCACCTGCTGGGGCACGCCGAAAGCGGCGAGCTGGCCGCCTACGCCCGGCTCTTCGGCGCGGGCATCAGCTACGCGCAGGCTAGCATCGGGCGGGTGGTGACGTCGCCGCGCCACCGACGCGCGGGCCTGGGCCGGCAGCTGCTGGCCCAGGCCCTGGCGGAGTGCGAGGCGCGGTTTGGCGCGCAGCCCATCAAGATTGGGGCGCAACAATATCTTCAGGCATTTTACGAGAGCTTTGGCTTCGTGCCGCAGGGCGCGGGCTATCTCGAAGATGGTATTCCGCACCTCTACATGCTGCGAGCCTAG
- a CDS encoding NAD(P)-dependent oxidoreductase has product MNIAFLGLGSMGAAMAANLLKAGFSLTVYNRTADKAEPLRQQGATVAASPADAVRTADIVFTMVTDDRALEALTTGPDGILSTLPKGAIHASCSTVAPDTNRRLAEAHAAHGSFLVASPVFGKPDVAAAGKLWVGSSGPAEARARLKPAQAAIGQGTHDFGDDPGAASVAKLCGNFLLGTVIEGLAEALTLAEKCGLDRVGFYEMLTSTLFNNPIYKSYGKLIAEQHYQPVGAPPAIIRKDMNLVVQEAYKHDMPMPFANLIRDRLTATVALGEPDVDWASFAKRVSEDAGL; this is encoded by the coding sequence ATGAATATCGCTTTTCTGGGCCTGGGCAGCATGGGCGCCGCAATGGCCGCCAACCTACTCAAGGCCGGCTTTTCGCTGACCGTCTATAACCGCACCGCCGACAAAGCCGAGCCCCTGCGCCAGCAGGGCGCCACCGTGGCCGCCAGCCCCGCCGACGCCGTGCGTACGGCCGACATTGTGTTCACAATGGTGACCGACGACCGCGCCCTCGAAGCGCTCACTACCGGCCCCGACGGTATCCTGAGCACCTTACCCAAGGGCGCCATTCACGCCTCGTGCAGCACCGTGGCCCCCGACACCAACCGCCGCCTGGCCGAAGCGCACGCCGCCCACGGCTCGTTTCTGGTAGCCTCCCCCGTATTTGGCAAGCCCGATGTGGCGGCCGCCGGCAAGCTCTGGGTCGGCTCGTCGGGCCCGGCCGAAGCGCGCGCGCGGCTCAAGCCGGCGCAGGCGGCCATCGGCCAGGGTACCCACGATTTTGGCGACGACCCCGGCGCGGCCAGCGTGGCCAAGCTCTGTGGCAATTTCCTGCTCGGCACCGTCATAGAGGGCTTAGCCGAAGCCCTGACCCTAGCCGAAAAGTGCGGCCTCGACCGCGTAGGCTTCTACGAGATGCTGACCAGCACGCTCTTCAACAATCCCATTTACAAGAGCTACGGCAAGCTCATTGCCGAGCAGCACTACCAGCCGGTAGGTGCGCCGCCCGCCATCATCCGCAAGGACATGAACCTGGTGGTGCAGGAGGCCTACAAGCACGACATGCCCATGCCCTTCGCCAACCTCATCCGCGACCGCCTCA